From the Oncorhynchus keta strain PuntledgeMale-10-30-2019 chromosome 13, Oket_V2, whole genome shotgun sequence genome, the window atcaaaaactgaaaaattgggcgtgcaaaattattatgtgtcaagcgtgtgtggcggcaacGAGGTGAtgagtacaaagacaagtgtgtcttgcctacagtcaagcatggtggtgggagtgtcatggtctggggctgcatgagtgctgccggcactggggagctacagttcattgagggaaccatgaatgccaacatgtactgtgacatactaaagcagagcatgatcccctcccttcggagactgggccgcagggcagtattccaacataaTAATgcccccaaacacacctccaagacgaccactgccttgATAAAGaagggtaaaggtgatggactggccaagcatgtctccagacctaaaccctattgagcatctgtggggcatcctcaaacggaaggtggaggagtacaaggtctctaacatccactAGCTCCatgatgtcgtcatggaggagtggaagaggactccagtggcaacctgtgaagctctagTGAACTCCATGCGCAAGAGGGTTAAGTCAGTGCTGGAAAATGGTggcacacaaaatattgacacttagagcccaatttggacattttcactaaggggtgtactcacttttgttgccagcggtttagacattaatggctgtgtgttgagttattttgaggggacagcaaatttacactgttatacaagctgtacactcactactttacattgtagcaaagtgtcatttcttcagtgttgtcacatgagaaggtatactcaaatatttacaaaaatgtgaggggtgtattcacactgtatatttatatatgtgggtatgtgtatgtatatacacatTTAAATCTACtctatatatttacaaaaatatattttgacgaTTAGAAATGATGTAGACAAtgacattgatggaagctacaatctacctgcaatattaaagctgacctatcaaaaaaaataaatgaaacaaTAATAAACAAAAACCTTGTTaaacaacttttttttaaaacaccTAAAAACAGTCACTGAAGCTATGTATATGAGATCCTGCTCTGTTTGTATCAAAAGGAGTGAATCATGTTGATTCTGGCAGTCATAACACATTTATTACAGTGTGATGAACAGCTGTCATGTGTGTCCACAGTGAAGACAATCAACGACGGGAGCAGTCTGAAAGAGGGGCAGGCTGTGAAGGCTCCCGAGGTCAAGAAGGAGAGGAAGGTGGTGAAGAAGGTGTACCCCAACTCAGCTCTGTTTACACGCTGGGGTGATGAGCTCTCAGAGGAGGAGCAGAAAGAGGCAGAGGGGCTGTTTCAGATGTATGGATACAACGCCTTCCTGAGTGACAGACTACCCCTGAACAGGGAAATCCCTGATACTCGCGATCCTAAGTAAATAATTTTCCTCATCTGTCCTCCACCTCAACACAACAAATTATGGATAAGTTGATAACATAAATTCTAACCACAGTCTGTTGCATTACAGCCATCCGAGGTCAATTCCATCTCAGCACTGTGAATGCAATTTGAGCAATCGTGACCTTAGAATTAGAAGGTTTTATCTATCTAATAAGGTTCTACCCCTCATTCATTTGAACGGTGTGAGCAATTTTTATCTTGTATTCTTTTAAACTGAACAACGTGAAATGGGGTATTtagagtactatataggtagagaacattgaacagagcGAGGCTATGTCAATAAATACATTTTGAGTCCAAGCTCTCGCAATGATATTGAAATTGGCAATCACTTTAAGAGTGAAACAGCAGCTTTGGTGAAGTGAATGAATGATATGAGGTGGACCAAATGTGTTTGTTGTGCCTGTTAGGTGTGCTAAGCACCAGTATCCCCATGACCTGCCCACCATCAGCGTGGTGTTGATCTACTTGGATGAGGCCCTGTCAATCATCAAGAGAGCCGTCCGCAGCATCATAGACAAGACCCCCCGACACCTGCTCAAAGACATTATACTGGTGGATGACCACAGCTCCAATGGTTCGTATATTTGGTCTCTTCTCTACGTATAGAAACATTTGAAATTACAATTGTTAACATTTAGATTGAACTTTGATTGAAAGGTGTGGCTTTCAACATTTGTTGTGCACCACCGATTTGCAAGCTTCTGCTTTCACAGAGGATCTAAAGGAGAAGTTGGATGCCTACATTAGCTTCATCCATGAAGAGCGTCAAGACCTGGTGAAGAGAGTGAGACACTCAGAGCAGCTCGGTCTCACACAGGCCCGCCTCTCAGGGTGGAGGGAAGCTACAGGAGATGTGGTGGCCATCTTGGACGCCCACATAGAGGTCCATGTCGAATGGTAGTCTAAATGAAATATCTCAGTGAGACTTTCTGAATCCCCCCCTTCAAAATGGTGTtttgactctgtgtttgtgtgaaCAGGGCGGAGCCTCTGTTAGCTCGGATAAAGGAGGACCGCACGTTGGTGTTGACACCGGTGTTTGACAACGTCCATTTCGATGACTTGACAGTCACACGTTATGGGCCTGCTGCAGATGCCTTTGACTGGGCCCTGTGGTGTATGTATGAGTCCTTCAGACCTGAGTGGTATGCCTTGAAAGACGAGTCACAGCCAGGAAAGTGAGTTGGTTGTGATTTCATCATCAGGTGATAGTCCAGTTTCAGAAATCTGTTTGAATAGATGATAAGGAAAGCACAGCAATGGGATGAAAATCATACCTAATATTTACACCTGGATTATTATTTTGCGTTATATATTCATTAAAGTAATGTCACTTCTCCCAATGTGGAAATGACCATGATTTGTACTGTATGTTTGTCAGGAGCCCCTCCATTATGGGCATACTAGTGGTTGATCGCCTGTTCTTTGGGGAAATTGGTGCTCTGGATGGTGGTATGAAGATTTATGGAGGGGAAAATGTTGAACTGGGTATCCGGGTAAGCCCCTCTGCTACAGTTTCTAAATGAATGTTTGAAATCAAAGCAGACTTGTGTTTGCAGAATTACTTTTTGTTCTTGAGTCATTCAGTTTGAACAAACCAATCTACATCCAACATCCAGACACTTCAGTTCATATCTATAAACTCTTCCTTCTCTCTTGGTGTTTGGTGTGTCGAGGTGTGGCTATGTGGTGGAAGTGTCGAGGTCATACCTTGTTCTAAAATAGCCCACATCGAGAGGGCCCATAAACCCTATCTCCCCGACCTGAGCATTACAATGAAGAGGAATGctctgagagtggctgaggtctGGATGGATGACTACAAACATAATGTCAACATTGCCTGGAACATCCCACTGAAGGTACTGTACACAAGAAACCAATCAAACAGTAGGTTTTGTTCAGCTGTTCCTATAGAATAGCAATGATGCTGTTTTGCATGCCTTGTGTTTGAAAATAAGTAGATTAGACAGTCAATATTCTTTTAAAAATGGTCTATTACTCAATGCCATAATAAAGATCATAGGATCCATGTAAAATGATGGCAGTAAGCAAAAGTGGATAATAGGTGGATTGCTCACATGGCCTGTGTTTCTGATTTAGAAATCTTCCTCTTTCTCACCACAGGATCATGGCATAGACATTGGGGATGTTTCAGAGAGGAAGAAGTTGAGAAAGAGACTGAACTGCAAACCCTTCCAGTGGTATCTGGATAACGTGTATCCCATGTTAGACCCCCTGGGTGACTTGCTTGGTTATGGAGCTGTGAGTGATGCTAAAATGTTACAGTTGTTCGATAATTATTTCCTCACCAACTGTGTTTAGTGGCATGCATGGCATCCTTTTTCAATAGGATGCAGGGTCATACATCCAACTCATTATCTAATCAAATcacagtttatttgtcacatgcgccgaattcagcaggtgtaggtagaccttacagtgaaatgcttacttacaggctctaaccaatagtgcaaaaaaatctattaggtgaacaataggtaagtaaatatataaaaacaacagtaaaaagacagtgaaaaacggtagcgaggctataaaagtagcgaggctacatacagacacgggttaatcaggctgattgaggttgtatgtacatgtagatatggttcaAGTGACTAtgaatatatgatgaacagagagtagcagtagcgtaaagaggagttggcgggtggcgggacacaatgcagatagtccggttagccaatgtgcgggagcactggttggtcgggccaattgaggtagtatatacatatgtacatgaatgtatagttaaagtgactatgcatatatgataaacagagagtagcagcagcgtaaaagaggggttggggggggcacacaaggcaaatagtccgggtagccatttgattacctgttcaggagtcttgtggtttgggggtaaaaactgttgagaagcctttttgtcctggACTTGGCACTCCGAtaccacttgccatgcagtagtggagagaacagtctatgactggggtggctgaggtctttgaccatttttagggcccttctctgacaccgcctgttgTAGACGTCCCGGaaggcaggcagcttagccccagtgatgtactgggtcgtacgcattaccctctgtagttccttgcagtcggaggccaagcaatgccgtaccaggcagtgatgctctcgatgttgcagctgtagaaccttttgaggatctcagaacccatgccaaatctttttagtttcctgaggggcaATAGGCTTTGtcctgccctcttcacaactgtcttggtgtgtttggaccattctagtttgttggtgatgtggacaccaaggaacttgaagctctcaacctgctccactacagtctcGTCAATAAAaatgcttggtcctccttttcctgtaagtccacaatcatctccttaatcttggttacgttgagggataggttgttattctggcaccacactgccaggtctctgacctcctccctataggctgtctcatcgttgtcagtgatcagaatgttgtgttgtctgcaaacttaatgatggtgttggagtcgtgcctggccatgcagtcgtgggtgaacaaggtgtacaggaggggactgagcacgcacccctgggggctccagtgttgaggatcaacgtggcagacgtgttgctacctatccttaccacctgggggcggcccgtcaggaagtccaggatccagttacagagggaggtgtttagtcccaggatccttagcttagtgatgcgctttgagggtactattgtgttgaactctgagctgtagtcaatgaacagcagtcTCACATAAGTGTtaattttgtccaggtgagaaagggtggagtgcaatagagattgcatcatctgtggatctgtttgggcggtatgaaaattggagtgggtccagggtttctgggataatggtgttgatgtgagccattactaGCCTTTCATGGCACTTCATGGCTATCGAGGTGAGTCCAACGGGtatgtagtcatttaggcaggtagcctttgtgttcttgggcacagggactatggtggtctgctagaAACATAtttgtattacagactcaatcagggacatgttgaacatgtcagtgaagacacctgccagttggtcagcacatgcccggagcacacgtcctggtaatccgtctggccctgcagccttgtctATGTTGACCTgctttaaaggtcttactcacgtcgactacggagagcgtgatcacacagtcttcc encodes:
- the LOC118392463 gene encoding probable polypeptide N-acetylgalactosaminyltransferase 8 produces the protein MRLGWVRQLAPLLAMAAGILYITSIKREVHSHGERLQGAHQNELARGQDILKRLEKMEAHIEKLVKTINDGSSLKEGQAVKAPEVKKERKVVKKVYPNSALFTRWGDELSEEEQKEAEGLFQMYGYNAFLSDRLPLNREIPDTRDPKCAKHQYPHDLPTISVVLIYLDEALSIIKRAVRSIIDKTPRHLLKDIILVDDHSSNEDLKEKLDAYISFIHEERQDLVKRVRHSEQLGLTQARLSGWREATGDVVAILDAHIEVHVEWAEPLLARIKEDRTLVLTPVFDNVHFDDLTVTRYGPAADAFDWALWCMYESFRPEWYALKDESQPGKSPSIMGILVVDRLFFGEIGALDGGMKIYGGENVELGIRVWLCGGSVEVIPCSKIAHIERAHKPYLPDLSITMKRNALRVAEVWMDDYKHNVNIAWNIPLKDHGIDIGDVSERKKLRKRLNCKPFQWYLDNVYPMLDPLGDLLGYGALVNDQKTDLCIDQGPVPGNTPILYGCHYFGPQNCYYRASGEIYIGGIKSHKYNSNRCLVDTGTRTPGLYECKVAQQKGFHMLWEFQQGKAIQNRQTKRCLEIAPGEDTYYQLILQECSGQHWNIQNLIKDF